DNA sequence from the Oreochromis niloticus isolate F11D_XX linkage group LG8, O_niloticus_UMD_NMBU, whole genome shotgun sequence genome:
agagatgagtccactgtcagaggccataagaagatcatttgtaaccttcactaaagctgtttctgtgctgtgatgagctctgaaacctgactgaaactcttcaaataagccattcctctgcagatgatctgttagctgtttgacaactactctttcaaggatgtttgatatgaaaggaaggttggagattggcctataattagctaagactgctgggtctagagatggctttttaattaaaggtttaactacagccagcttgaaggcctgtggtacatagctgattattagagataggttgatcatatttaagattgaagcattaattaatggcaggacttctttgagcagttttcaCAATAAGATAAAGGGTCACTGAATTGTATGTATACCAGCCAGCCCAAACATTATGAGCACATGCTGCTGAATCTCTGACACGTTCTTCTATATCTACAGTCAAATCATCCCACTGGTTCCTTGACAAGCCTCCTTCCAGAGGTGTACGGAGAACAAGCCTGGACCTATCTCAAGTTTTCGAGGTCTTCTCTTTCCAAAGCCATCGACTGTTTCCGCAAAGCACTTGAGGTACAGACTCATGACAGTGAGTGGAACGCCGGCTACGCCATCGCCCTCTTTCGCACAGAACAGGTCAGTTTTATAGGAAGTATGAAGACTCAATGAAGGGTAAATAGCAGAAAAGGAATCCGTCAGTTCAGTGTCAGTGTACATTTCAAAAGACTCAgtaatgtcattttaaaacaaGAACATTTCAACAGGGTACATTAATGGGTTTCTTATCTGCAGTGGGCTTTGGAAAACTTAAAGAAAGGTGAAGAGTCCCCGGCCATCACACAGCTTCGCTTGGCCCTGGAGATCAACCCTGATGATGCAGTTCTGCAGTCCATGCTGGCTGTGAAGCTGGGGGCCTATAAGGAATACCAAGAAGCTGAGGAACTGTTGAATAAAGCACTGAAAACTGATCCTGATAATCCTCATGTCAACCGCTATATAGGAAAATACTTTCGTAATCAGGTAGGTCTGAATGTAGACCCTCATTTGTCAAAGACATCCATCATTCAGGGTCGGTCTTGGGCTCAGTTGAAAGTATTGTGTTGCTATAAAAAAGCAGCCAGAGACAGATCATCATAACTGTTTCATACAGAGAAATTACAAAGAAAGTCGAGGTCATTCTGTTCCAGGGCAGAGGCGGAGCCAGACATTTTATACACTCGGGGCTGAGCCCTAAAGGATAGTATGCATGTGGGACGGGgagtagaaatgactgaaatatttattaggctgtgttttcagttttgttcgtaaagaatgacttcatatagggaaaaaaaaaatatcacatatgcaggactagggatgggtaccggtgtccggtgccatgatgggaccggttctgacataaacggtagtaaccagaccgaaaagcagcgcacatttcggtgctttttttttcctgagccaattctagccaatcattttacgtttccgaggatagtaggcgggtccAGGTACGTacattcttttagagcagagctacagattaaaaatgcccaaggcgaagcggtcaaaagtctggctgtacttcacagcaaaagatgcaaactcagcagcctgcaacaagtgctttaagctgatactgtgatactgtcaaaggaggtaacacctcgaatctgatgaaacacctggcgacgcatagggtttttttaaaagccgagaaatgcgccgcgtttgatagcttgctgcgagacctcacaccgtgcacatctactgcgggtgtggtgcctgttattggacccggagttagcaacatcccccaaaaacccgaagaggagagtcctggcccctagccctgccagcgtagcagaaatgatgaggatgatgatgtcagcagcagccgttctcctctgcgtgagtagcttcatgttgttcgtgtgtaattaacgttgagtaggctaactacattattacattaatgcatgtaaggtgaactagcaaacaccgtcgtagttacatgcggctgtcttcttgtttgatggcagatactcccttcaccctggccaaaaaggctaaaatgaccaaagaaaaagtggaaaacagttaaacatgagaggtttttggacaaagtttgtgttttttccattctttaagcaccggtttgagcaccgtttaagcaccggcactgtttcaaaagtaccggtttggcaccggtatcggataaaacctaaacgatacccatccctatgcAGGACACcctaaactagttttttaattaagcagcaaggcagaacaaagtcggggctgtatcaagacacagggactaaagCCCagttcaaccagacccagaactgatccagaattaaaacaggactacaacagttcaaaatcaggactacttaggacttaaccaaaacagaaccagaatcaaaatgagatgatagtagcactaaaaatcatcatagacctgcactacacttattttttaattctaccaaagtacactatttacATTCAGAAaggtttatataattatttagccttcataagcctgcataacttaataaatatagaatttgaaaagtaacaaatggtatctaaaaagttacactaggtactagatacatgttctgatgagttttggcaaacaaccatttgactaacatgtgtgtctcacctgctctggttccatctctgttctgtcctcattctccatctctctctctctccctctctgttcctctctctctctctctctctccctctctgttcctctctctctctctctctctctctctccctctctttcctctctctctctctctccctctctgttcctctctctccctctctgttcctctctctctctgtgttcctctctctctctctctgttcctctctctctctctctgctcctctctccctctctgttcctctctctctctctctctccctctctgttcctctctctccctctctgttcctctctctctctctctctgttcctctctctctctctctgttcctctctgttcctctctctccctctctgttcctctctctctctctctgttcctctctgttcctctctctccctctctgttcctctctctctctctctctgttcctctctctctctctctctctctctctctctctctctgttcctctctctctctctctgttcctctctctccctctctgttcctctctctccctctctgttcctctctctctctctctgttcctctctctctctctgttcctctctgttcctctctctctctctgttcctctctctccctctctgttcctctctctctctctctctgttcctctctgttcctctctccctctctgttcctctctctctctctctgttcctctctgttcctctctccctctctctgttcctctctctctctctgttcctctctccctctctctgttcctctccctctctctccctctctctctctctgagtgaATGGCGGAGTGCATGGAGCTGGGGACAGGAGTGTCGGAGTGAGTGGATTTCTGTTTTCGAGTTCCTCTTTTCTATTTTCACTGTCAGGTGTGTTTATTTTCTCGACACACGgttgttggtgtgttttgtttgttgccgGCTGGTTTGGTAGCTTTTGCTACCGGCTTGGCTTGGCACAATGCCCGCTGTTGAGGGTGGAGCAGAGTTTGAGAAGCTGACACGCCGTCATGCTGTCAAACTTATACCGACTGTGAATTGCTCGGTGGAGGAAGCTGTTTTGGCTGTAGGAGAGGTGGTGGGCTGTGACAGCGTGAAATCTGCCTCTCGTATGGACGGTGCGATTGTTATCTTCCTTGATAAGGTACCTAAAGTTAATGAGTTGGTGGAAAGTGGTGTCGTCATTCACGACACCTTTACGCCCGTTCTCCCGTTGGTTAGCCCTGCTAAAAAGGTTACCATCTCAAATGCGCCtccttttattaaaaatgaaactttagCCAAGGAGCTGTCACGGTATGGCCAACTAGTTTCGCCCATAAAGATGCTCTCTTTGGAGTGCAAATCTGTGCTCCTCAAACATGTTGTGTGTCACAGAAGGCAGGTTTTTATGATCCTCAAAGACCCCGCTTGTCACGATTAGCGGAGCGGACTCAGGTGCAGACCACAAGTTCCTTCAAACCAaaagtgaatttatttacagtgttctCCACAGTGAAATATATACAACGGTGTCTGGGGAAAAGGGGCCGGGGTTCCAGGGTCCGGGAGTGAAAGGGGCAGGAGTCCAGGGAGGGGAGATTTCCATACAGCTctcgcaaacacacacagctcctCTTCTTTCCTCAACCACTCTTGCTCACGTTCAATCACAGTGCACCGGGAAACGGGTCCGGGGGGAATCTATATACAGACAGAGAAACAGTTAGTCTCCTGGTTCAGACGTACTCACGAGCAAAACTTTGCAGAGTGCAGGGCGACTGACGCTGATggctcaacgatccagcgacgAGTAGAGCAGACTCGCCATCTTAAGTAGGACTCTAATTCTGGTAATCAGCGGCAGGTGTGCTGATCATCcccaggtgcgtgggccagaGGCGGGAGCCCATACTGAGCTCCGCCTCGGcagggaaaagagagagagggagaggacgagagagaaagagagagcaggtgCGAGAGAAGAGAATAAACAACACACATAGCGCCTGACTGTTGTCAGCCGGCGAGGTGCGGGGACCATGACACCGCTGGCGAGCTGAACCTGTCTTTCAGTTTCAAAATAGAGGGTTTCACCTACATGGTGTTTGCTTCATCTGAGGTGGCTGCAGGCCCACCTTGATTTTAATATGATCTCTGAAaaatttcaatctggttttaaatCACTACATAGCACTGAGACGGCACTTTTAAGGATTTTTAACGATATTCTTTTAACTCTGGACTCTGGCAGCCCTGCTGCCCTTTTATTGTTGGACTTGTCAGCAGCTTTTGACACGGTCGACCATGACATCCTGTTATCACGGCTAGAATTTCATGCTGGCCTAAAAGGATCTGCCCTACAGTGGTTTCGGTCCTATTTGTCAGAAAGGTCTTTTCATGTCAATATGGGCCCCCACAACTCCAAAATAGCCCCTCTTAAATACGGTGTACCTCAAGGCTCTATTTTGGGTCCTGCCCTGTTCGCACTCTATTTGTTGCCATTGGGCTCCATCTTCTCGCGGTACAGCAtctcatttcattgttttgctGATGATTTACAGATTCATCTATCTCTAAAAGCAGGGTCAGACCATCCCCAACTCTTATTACGCTGTCTTGACGATGTCAAACAATGGTTGtcattaaattttttaaagctaaatgaaaataaaactgaggttgtcatttttggcaactttaagagtgatttttcagaaaatcctAGTTTGTGCAGTAGATTCTTCAAGGGACTCCCTCAGGTGGCGGCTGAAACCAATCAAAAACTGGAGGTTCGGCCAACTTTGCATGAACTTCATGCTGCTCTGATGAGTTTTCAGAATGGTAGAGCTCCTGGCATGGATGGCCTTCCTGTTGAGTTCTACAAAGACTTTTGGTCTGTGATGGGTGAGGATTTGCTGGAGGTTGTCACGGATAGTCTGCAGAGAGGCTTGCTGCCTCTGAGCTGTAGACGGGCGGTCATCACTCTGCTGCCAAAGAAGTCAGATCTACGCAGTTTGAAGAACTGGAGACCAGTATCGTTGCTCTGTACAGACTATAAGATTTTCTCCAAAGTCCTGGCCACCAGGCTTCGTGACGTGATGGCTTCTGTTGTTCATGGGGACCAAACGTATTGCGTGCCCGGCAGGCTGATAAGTGATAATGTCACTTGGATTAGGGATGTTTTGGACCTCTCTAGCTCTTTGGGCATAGATGTTGGTCTCATTTCTCTAGACcaagaaaaagcttttgaccGGGTTGAACACCAATATTTGTGGCACACTTTAGCTGCTTTTGGCTTCAGCCCAGGTTTTGTAGCCATGATTCAGGTTCTGTACCGTGACATTACGAGTGTCCTGAAAATAAATGGGTCTTGAGTGGTCCTTTCAGTGTTCTAAGGGGGCTGAGGCAGGGCTGTTCTTTGTCAGGGATGCTGTATTCCCTGGCAATTGAACCTTTGCTTCACAAATTAAGACGGGACTTGTGTGGTGTTTATATCCCTGGGTGCAATGTACCTCTGAAGTTGTCTGCTTATGCCGATGATTTAATTGTCCTGATCAACTCACAGACAGATATCAAGGTTTTAGAGAACACAGTTTCTCTTTTTGGTTGTATTTCTTCTGCAAAAATAAACTGGGAAAAGAGTGAGGCTGTAACTGTGACAGGTCAGCTGGGGGATCAGCTCAGTCTGCCTGGAGGTTTGATCTGGAGAAAGGGTGGGCTTAAGTATTTAGGGGTGTTTTTAGGCAATGACACTTTTTTGCAGAAGAATTGGGAAAATGTGGTGGATAGGGTCAACGGTCGGCTTTCCAAATGGAGGTGGCTTTTACCTCACATGTCGTACAGAGGTCGAGTTCTTGTCATCAATAATCTGGTTTCTTCTGCTTTGTGGCACCGGTTGACCTGTGTTGATCCCCCAGTTACCCTCTTGTCTAACATTCAAAGAATCCTGGTGGACTTTTTTGGGGATAAATTGCACTGGATTCCTCAGAGTGTCCTTTTTCTCCCTAGAGAGGACGGCGGACAAGGTCTGGTCCATTTGGCCAGTAGAGGAGCTGCTTTTCGCTTTCAGTTTATTCAGAGGCTGCTTACAGGACCCCCAGATCTAGTATGGAGGAGTGTATCGTGCTGTATTCTTCAGCAGCTTGGTAATATGGGTTTGGATTTATCTCTATTTCTGATGGACGCAAGCAAGCTGAACTCTTCACTTCTTCCACCTTTTTACAAGAGTGTTTTTTCTGTATGGGCTCTGCTGAGGAAAGAGAGGCGGCAGCAGGCTGATTCTCTGTACTGGTTGCTGGAGGAACCTGTACTGTTTGGCAGCTTGTAGGATTGCCCTGTCGGGGGGAGGACTACTTTATCCAGACGGCTCCACGCTGCACGAGTCTGTTCTCTGAAGAGGGTGGTGGAGCTGGCTGGACCTCGGCTAGATGCTCCGGAGGGACTCGCTGCACAGCTTGGGATACGGTCTACTCGAGTTGTTGGTCAGCTTTTGGATCACTGGAAACGCAAGTTAGGTGGAGTTGGGTGTTCGCTTTTGGGAAGTTATTGTGATGGCAGTCTGTCTCCGAATCATTTAGATCCTTATCCTTCCATCAGACTGTTTCCTGGTTTTCAGAACTGCTTTGGTCCTTTACTGGATAATGTGGATGTTGGGGGGGTGTCCCTGGAAGGGGCCTCTGGAAAAACTTTGTATAGGCTGCTGGTAAAAACTCTCAATCAAGGCAAGCTGAATGGACGCAATGACACGGTGTGGAGGACCCATCTCTCCTTGGCACCTGACATCAAGCCAGCATGGAGGTCCCTTTATAAGCCTCCCCTCACGAAAAAACATGCAGACTTGCAGTGGAGGATTCTTCATGGCATTGTTGCTGTAaactcttttgtttctgttattaaCGCTGCTGTGGAAGACACATGTCCATTCTGTGAGCAGAGGGAGACcctgtttcactgtttttctgaATGTGTTCGCCTCtcggctctgtttgtgcttctaAAAGCCATCTTTAGTAGATGTGGGGAAGATTTTACACTGACTATTTTCATTTGTGGTTTTAAATTTACTCGTCTTTGGAAGAACAAATGCCAGCTGCTTAATTTTTTATTAGGACAGGCAAAAATGGCAGTGTATATGAGCAGGAAGAGAAAGGTGACAGAAGGGCTGAATGTTGGGGTAGTCCCTGTGTTTGTCAGCATGGTGAAGTCTAGGCTGTTGCTAGAATTTAATTTCTATAAGACAGCCTCAGACCTACGTACTTTTTCTCAGGTCTGGGGTTACAGGGGGGCAATCTGTAGTGTGGTGGAGGGGCAATTAGTTTTTGGGCAGGTGTTGATGTAACTTTTTATTGGTTTTGTGTTACACTTCAATGTGACAGGTGTGGTAATATGTCGATTATTTCATGAGCAATAAacgtattttttaaaaatcaaaaaaatcaaaatctctctctctgttcctctctctccctctctctccctctttgtgctgacaatcaagccaaacaccaacatcatcaaatatacagtggaaaccagatatttacatactcagtttcagttttcagttttcagttttatttgtcatatgcaagttagcacagggtcaacatcgcaatgaaatgtgtttgacgagcagcggtctctcagcagcatgatacagtaggaaaaaatataataaaatataatataataaaataaaataacaaatagaaaatagtaaagaacaaaatattagagagacatggtaaaagagaaaagatgactaaatatatatgtatctataaatataaatatatgtacactagtgattaaataagaaaatcttgaaaagaaatatgacgggagggcagatgggatattgcacaggaatgagcagcagaaaattacagtattgcactttttaaatataaatatcaataacaataaagtgaagtgaccagtgcagattaaacagagtacttgtgaagctgTAGGACAGCTTCTGAgtcctgtgttgtgtgtgtttaagtgttgtggttgatgtgtcgtatggcttggtggtaaaaactgtttttaagtcttgtagtccgagcagacagactcctgtaacgtctgccagatggtaacaaggagaacagctgatgtgctgggtggctgtggtccttgatgatgctgtgtgctttacggaggcatcgctggtgataaatgtcctgaatggcaggaagcctcgtgccagtgatgtgctctgctgccttcaccaccctctgtagtgatttacagctgctggcagagcagcttccgtaccaaactgtgatgcagctcgtcagcaagctctcgattgcacacctgtagaaatttgagATGATGCTGGCGTTCATGCCAaacctcctcagcctcctcaggaagtaaagccgctggcgagctttcctgatagcagtgtctgtgtgaagggtccaggagaagtcctcagtgatgttgactccaaggaacttgaagctgctgaccctttcgaccTTGACACTGTTGAtgtactcttcagataaaaacaaaaacacttttttaattgtaacatcaaatcagactaaatgtttattttttaagattgataaatataaaaaacatatttgttaactttaagagtaaagagagaaactgtctgtatttcttaattgtaaatggcaccaaattgtattgaaaactgagccacacttatggagctccacgattcttttcctggtgttttggttgacatctcttgattttctcatgtaaagaaacaggctctgtgttttgccttatatgcatccacaggtgtgccaccaatttactcacatggactctacgaacctatcagaagcttcttcagctcagaatcgtctggagttttctttttaattaacaataaacttagtgtatatgtactcctaaagtgattaaaatagacagctccctctttttattctgacatttaactaattcaaaagatatttcaatatttatttatctaaaacaaaacaagtttactctaaattcatgtttaacagtaaaataaataaagtgtgtgtaaatatctggtttcaactctgaatatactgctgtgtagtgaaattcctcttgttttgcatagaaatatattGAGCAACATACAaatatatgacagagaatgtgcatcttcttttagttttcatattttaatttatatttaattgtgttgtggtttgcagtgttttgtgttgtttcactttaaatttgtttaaaaggaaagctgaaaatttaaatagttaaaagttgaactgtgactagttggtttttgtattatatgatttatttattacattttatgtggagtgaataaataaaagtatatttacagtggcccctagagacaaaacacgtacaaactcctaaacacatacaaaacacaacagaagagctccaggatgctagggggcagtgttgagcttttgttacctagaggcttcacaagccagcaagtaccaacgaccggatttggtgtgtggtagtaacacgtaaatgaacattttttttaaaattatttgaatatatgagtgcttgtgtataaatacacaaacaatacacataggTAGCTCTGTTTGGGAAGTTCAGTTAaagctagaaatgtgttttggagtttgtacgtgttttgtctctaggggccaccacatatatttatatctaaacatatataaataaaaccacgggtttttttacattagtaattccttttgtgcataattttatattattgttaataataaattaattaaagcaacaaaacaacctgaagagccggttctctaaaaacagccggaaatcccatcactactgtctgcagcaaacttgcaggcagcagcttctcccccctcaCTCACAGGCGTAAGTGCTGCGCTCAGTCGCccagtgcctgagctcggatcataccaaaattagggggaatttagGACTGTGCGCTATGTGCttcgaatattgtgtgtagtttttgttttatacagttgtcagtcaggcatctaactatgaaaaaaaaattacactcgaaaagaccccgggcttctgaaagaacaacccgggcttaagcccagtaagccacgcCCCTCTAAAGTTTCATTTTACCATATTCTTCTTTGACTGAGAGGTTATTCTGTGTCTGCTTAATTCACTGAATTTTGTCCTTTGAGCCAATTCTCAAAGGCTGTGGTTGCCTTCAGATGCTGCAGTGATCCTGTGAGTTTCACCTCTTTCAATGTGTTTCAGAATCGACTGGATGAGTCTATTGATATGTTGGAGCGAGCACTGAAGCGGGCCGATCAATCACCTTTCATCCACCACCAGCTGGCTCTGTgctacaagaagaagaaaattgcAGAGCAGAGCCGCCGGCCCAACAGCGACCAAAGTACAgaaacaaactgcatgtctcCAGTCCAGTTTAATAAACACAGCTCAAATCTAACCGTGATTTCTTGCCCCACAGGAGCGGTGCGGTACTGGAGGCGTCGTTGTATCCATCACCTTGAAGTTGCTGTGGAGATAAGGCCGTCCTTTGTCCTGGCATTGACTGATCTGGCACAGATGTATGCAGAGCAAAGGGATTTGAGCAGGTACTGGTCTGTACAAAGCTGCAGTGCAGTCGCTCTTTTGTTTTTGGCTGTaaattcatcatcatcatcgtttgTGGTTCCTCAGGGCTGAGGAGATTTTCCAGCAGTGCTTGAAGCTAGCAGAGTCGGAGAAAAGCCTTTTTCAGACTGTCCATCAGCGCTACGGTGACTTTTTctactttaacaaaaaaaacgaGGCTGAAGCCATCGCCCACTACACTGAGGTGAGTTGGGTGTTGTTTCCCAGACTCTTGGTGATGTGCAGCTGGCTTACTGGAGGCCAGAGCACTGTTCGAACACTCCACTGAACTGTAGCATCGGCCTGTTAATGtcacatttattttacatttcaaatcatGAACGTCAATCAGTCATTGATACTGAAAGTGcctggggtgggggtgggggggcaccatgtgtttggactgtgggtggAGGCTGAAGCCCACGCAGACAcgaggagaacatgcagactaACACAGAAAGGTCCTGAGTGTGCCGGCAGCTGTGACAGCGCCACCGTCAGGTCAGATggtaaagttaaaatatattttagaacAACATCTGAAAAATGTCATTATTACTCATATGTGTCCATAAGAAAGTTACAGATGAAGTGTAGGTAACTGTGCTGTTTGTTACACTGAAATACACAAGTTAGAAAAACCGATCGATGAGCTCACGGCCTGCGTtttaaaacatcacagctgaaacaaaataagaaatgcATTTTCATAAATGATCTATTGTAAAAGTACAACAATGAAAGTTTATGACAACATGCGCCTCCACCGAACCCGGCCACATACATCACCCAGCGCAGTAATAAATATGCATCTGCGTCTGAACAGCAAAGCCACTGTAAAAGTGCCTTACTCTTTCAGCGTAAAGCAAATTGCTGTTGTGTAGGAGCGAGTGGGCGCTCCTGTTGAAGACAGCATGAGGTTCATGGAAATGATGCTCGTTACTGGAGTCAGAAGGGAGGGTCAGCTGGGGTGCAACAGCGGTCGATGCCAATGAGCCCGTTTCACAGGCTGTGGACAGTCAGTCCAAAGGGACCATGTTCAAACCACAGGTGAAAGGAGCTGTCATAAACTCTCAGGTCATGGCCTCACACTTCATTATGCTGTGTGCTTTAATACCCATGAGCAGTTGGAGGTCCACTTAATACAGTGGTTCCCAACCGTTTTTTGCTAGggcccctttgttttacaagaaaaatgttgccCCCCCCccagagacaaaatactgttactgttaatctgagtATCTGCAGGATTTACACgcttacacacacagttactgtccctgcatttagaaaggcagaggcgtcacggtgtgattattttacgtgtagttgttttttttaatattcaacaTGCTCACGCAtgttcaatacatttttcaaaaaatgtctctctgtgcaaaatgggttcaaaaacataaacaactctgggatactgtttgtccgtgatttggagagcccagcgctgctcccgacgcaggggaaaccaattctgcaggggagcCCTACCTCGGCACtggtgcaggtgaagccaaagggaagacaTGCTTCATCACATGTTCTAGTccttggcttggaaggaagttggtttggaaacatatttggcaaTGCTTCATctccccgtcaaaaacctgtccttgatgctagcagtgtccaagcgtccttttttttttcttttcatacagcccccccccccccccccccgcaatgGCTATCCacctccccacccccaccccccaccacaCTTTGGGAACTTCTGACTTAATAGATGTTTGAAATCAAACCAGGATCAAAGTGAACAAAAGTACAGAGTCACTGTTATTTTCCATTTGGATGGTTCAGGAAGTCGGTTTGATTTATCTTGTTGTCTTCTTATTTTCTCTTCAGGCTCTGCTGTTACCACCCAGCAAGCATGAGTGGAGACAGTGCGCTAAGGTGAGCACAGGTCACGAGTCCTGAGTCTGGTGTTGGGGGATCAGAGGGTTTAGGCCAGGTCAGATCCGGTGAGAGAGCCTGGTGTGACTGAAGACTGAGGTCGAAAAGGCAGTGTGAAACATCACCACAGTTCACATCTCCAGCGGACACATCGTGCTGTAGGAGCCTGTGCTGAGTCTGACTCGAGGGGAAGAAGGCTGTAAAGATCTGAAACCTGCTGACAGCTGTTTGGGGGTTAGGGGTTAGCGGATGTCAGCGCTGACACATGGAGTTCAGCTCAGGTCAAAACATACGTTGGTGT
Encoded proteins:
- the LOC100701926 gene encoding interferon-induced protein with tetratricopeptide repeats 5 isoform X2, which encodes MKRMNQNCEGSSALLSRLQQLQCHFTWDLKKEDVNLENLSTRLQEHIKLQLGQRGAVTRSYSYLAYVRYLQDQREEALSLLNQSEETIRESYGDESERRLIVTYGDMAWLKYHTGDYAQSQSYCQRVEDILSNHPTGSLTSLLPEVYGEQAWTYLKFSRSSLSKAIDCFRKALEVQTHDSEWNAGYAIALFRTEQWALENLKKGEESPAITQLRLALEINPDDAVLQSMLAVKLGAYKEYQEAEELLNKALKTDPDNPHVNRYIGKYFRNQNRLDESIDMLERALKRADQSPFIHHQLALCYKKKKIAEQSRRPNSDQRAVRYWRRRCIHHLEVAVEIRPSFVLALTDLAQMYAEQRDLSRAEEIFQQCLKLAESEKSLFQTVHQRYGDFFYFNKKNEAEAIAHYTEALLLPPSKHEWRQCAKRLKQIADRRLTKTRRDGEALALLGLVARAEGDRKKAAEFYEEALNCDEGNEEYLCAVCELRLELQ
- the LOC100701926 gene encoding interferon-induced protein with tetratricopeptide repeats 5 isoform X1 codes for the protein MMCSEDPERRSEGSSALLSRLQQLQCHFTWDLKKEDVNLENLSTRLQEHIKLQLGQRGAVTRSYSYLAYVRYLQDQREEALSLLNQSEETIRESYGDESERRLIVTYGDMAWLKYHTGDYAQSQSYCQRVEDILSNHPTGSLTSLLPEVYGEQAWTYLKFSRSSLSKAIDCFRKALEVQTHDSEWNAGYAIALFRTEQWALENLKKGEESPAITQLRLALEINPDDAVLQSMLAVKLGAYKEYQEAEELLNKALKTDPDNPHVNRYIGKYFRNQNRLDESIDMLERALKRADQSPFIHHQLALCYKKKKIAEQSRRPNSDQRAVRYWRRRCIHHLEVAVEIRPSFVLALTDLAQMYAEQRDLSRAEEIFQQCLKLAESEKSLFQTVHQRYGDFFYFNKKNEAEAIAHYTEALLLPPSKHEWRQCAKRLKQIADRRLTKTRRDGEALALLGLVARAEGDRKKAAEFYEEALNCDEGNEEYLCAVCELRLELQ
- the LOC100701926 gene encoding interferon-induced protein with tetratricopeptide repeats 5 isoform X4, with the protein product MSRLQQLQCHFTWDLKKEDVNLENLSTRLQEHIKLQLGQRGAVTRSYSYLAYVRYLQDQREEALSLLNQSEETIRESYGDESERRLIVTYGDMAWLKYHTGDYAQSQSYCQRVEDILSNHPTGSLTSLLPEVYGEQAWTYLKFSRSSLSKAIDCFRKALEVQTHDSEWNAGYAIALFRTEQWALENLKKGEESPAITQLRLALEINPDDAVLQSMLAVKLGAYKEYQEAEELLNKALKTDPDNPHVNRYIGKYFRNQNRLDESIDMLERALKRADQSPFIHHQLALCYKKKKIAEQSRRPNSDQRAVRYWRRRCIHHLEVAVEIRPSFVLALTDLAQMYAEQRDLSRAEEIFQQCLKLAESEKSLFQTVHQRYGDFFYFNKKNEAEAIAHYTEALLLPPSKHEWRQCAKRLKQIADRRLTKTRRDGEALALLGLVARAEGDRKKAAEFYEEALNCDEGNEEYLCAVCELRLELQ
- the LOC100701926 gene encoding interferon-induced protein with tetratricopeptide repeats 5 isoform X3 → MSEGSSALLSRLQQLQCHFTWDLKKEDVNLENLSTRLQEHIKLQLGQRGAVTRSYSYLAYVRYLQDQREEALSLLNQSEETIRESYGDESERRLIVTYGDMAWLKYHTGDYAQSQSYCQRVEDILSNHPTGSLTSLLPEVYGEQAWTYLKFSRSSLSKAIDCFRKALEVQTHDSEWNAGYAIALFRTEQWALENLKKGEESPAITQLRLALEINPDDAVLQSMLAVKLGAYKEYQEAEELLNKALKTDPDNPHVNRYIGKYFRNQNRLDESIDMLERALKRADQSPFIHHQLALCYKKKKIAEQSRRPNSDQRAVRYWRRRCIHHLEVAVEIRPSFVLALTDLAQMYAEQRDLSRAEEIFQQCLKLAESEKSLFQTVHQRYGDFFYFNKKNEAEAIAHYTEALLLPPSKHEWRQCAKRLKQIADRRLTKTRRDGEALALLGLVARAEGDRKKAAEFYEEALNCDEGNEEYLCAVCELRLELQ